The genomic segment CTCAACTATTTTAAGTTAAAGTTAAATGCACTTGAAAGTTTTTAAATCTTTGTATGTGTCTGCTGTGTACTTGACTGAAATTAAAAAAATCAATCTGCCTTTAAGCAGATAACTCGACCAACTACTTCCCTTTCAGCATAAACTCAAGTAAATCCCTGCTCAACCTTGTTTCCCTTACCATCCTGTCTAGAATATCAGACTCAGCCATGCCTTCGGATTTAAGTTCTTCAATTCGTTCCGTGACTTTAGGCTTAATCTCGTAATATTCATCAATATCCTTCCTGTGTCCCCAGACATCCCCTTCCAGAAGAGCAATCTCCTGCATTTCAAGGTACATCTTCGTAGTTCCGGATATGGTTCTCATATAAGATTGAGGAATGTGTAATGCTTTCAATTTAGGACAAGCCTGCACGAGTTCAAATATGTCCTTGTTTGACGGTCTAAAGCCAAAGTGAACTAATTTTTCCTTTGAATCCAGCGAACGAATTTCATCTCTTGAGCTTACGATTATTATTTTCATGTTTGTATGTCCTGTTGATTTTAGAACAGTGTTTTTAAGTATATACTTTTACTACTGAGTATAAAATTTTGTCTTATTGTTTTTGCAATATAATCAGAAGAAACGCGTTTACTGATTACAACATCCCTTTCAGGCAACTACTGTTCATCTATGCGTATTCAAGTGATGAAATAGGGACATTTTTAATGATTTCCATACATATTACATAGAAATCATTAAAATTATTGTGATAA from the Methanosarcinales archaeon genome contains:
- a CDS encoding DUF1699 family protein is translated as MKIIIVSSRDEIRSLDSKEKLVHFGFRPSNKDIFELVQACPKLKALHIPQSYMRTISGTTKMYLEMQEIALLEGDVWGHRKDIDEYYEIKPKVTERIEELKSEGMAESDILDRMVRETRLSRDLLEFMLKGK